The genomic interval tttaacacaaattttagattttgacttacaatttaaaatttccaattttttttttttggactaCATTTAATAGAGAATTACGGttaaaaatcttcattttcatttatgcTTTGTTTTTTATGTAGATATACGaagtttatttaaaatatacacACGGTTATTCCAAATGTATTTAGAACAAGTATTAATATATACtccatatttaattttagtctcaTTTTTATTGAGATATATAGGCCTGATTATTGTGTAATATTGTAACTCATGAGGCCATTCATAGACAAAATGATGGATTTGAgacatttttataatttgaccTATTTAATTTGGCTATTAGTATAGGAAGCCcaaaataaaatggaaagaaaTACTTTTTGGGCCTAGTTTTTAggactagttgcataaatagaattcaagtgcaaaataatagaatatatagtacaaggataaaataattgcatatatagatcaaaaaatggtaaaagactaaaaaactcatgcctagccaccattttgctagcttcttcccagttttctcaaattaaaagctatcagtgatagccactgatagctgctatcagctGCTACCGATGATAGCTGCTATCAACTGCTACcaatgatagttgctatcagcgatagctttcaatttgagaaaaattaatacaatcttgaaatattagcttttaatttgctaccaattatcagtagctatcatttattcactttcatcaattggaatcaactttgaaatatcaatatttaaggctatcagtggctatcaatgatagatttataaatagtaatcaactttgaaagaagaccaacaccTTTTATTACCACaatagctatcactaataatcttttatcatgttatcactgatagcagctatcaatcgttatcactgatagactttcatcaattagaatcaaccttaaaatattaaaacttaagactataaatgatagacttctataattggttatcatctttgaaagaaactcgacatatagatatcacctaagttctatcactaTTATCACTAGCGTCACTCATATTgtagttatcagtgatagcttctttcactgataatatcattgataagatgctatcaatgatctcactgatatcatgctattagtgatagtttCCTATCACCGAAACTTGCTATCAATGGTAGCTTCAATCAccaataacatgctatcagatagcttctatcatcgataacgtgctatcgggTAGCTTCTATTATCGATAACATACTatagtattagcttctatcactggtaacatgctatcagtaatAGTTTCTATGAATCATAACTACTGAACACCTTTTTGTCCCTTTCTTGTCCTTtctaaacatttataaaaagtcctttttcttttcgatgatagcttctatcactaataaacatgctagtagtgataacttctaggtattccacttacattttagttcgagattcaactttattaatcaaattcactaagttggctatcaatgatagatttctataagtggctattaaatatgaaaatataatcaaagattaagctatcaatgatagaaaatattagtggctatcaccgatagactttcatttgctatttatatttattatttgttataataatcaaacttgatgattggcttgttgaatttaagtcacttatgaattgagtactttcaagtcttgggtACGAAACTCagcctaaaaaaaaaagaagaagaaaatattccaataaaggaaagaaaaattttaaaaataagagaaagagaagaaacaaaaattgaaaaaaggaaagaaaaattaatagaaaaaaaggaagcaaaaattggagaaatgaaagaatttttttttttttttttaaaaaaaaagggaaaaagcagaaaatcggagaaagaaaataaaaaataaaggaaagaaaaagaaatgaaaaaagaaggaaataaaacaaaataaaaaaataaaagaaagaagcaaaaaccagataaaggaaagaataaaattaaattaaaaaaataaagaaagaaagggaagaagaaaaaaacggagaaaaaatgataaaagggagggaagaagcaaaaatagaagaaaataaagaaaataaaaagactaaaaaaagtgTGTAACAAGATAAGACAAGGGAGGGCAAAGTTggaaattacaaaaaaattcaaagattaacTAGTCAACTcatctatatttgtaaatattttaaaaatgtaatatatttttaaatttgttctcttattctactatctattacaaatattttttattcaacCTCAAAATCTCAAACTATTATATTCGTAGTCCTTaggttttgagtttgaatttcagTTTGGTCCATAGTCTCAAATATTATACTTTTAGTCCATAAGTTTTGAGTTATGTTTCAACTTGATCtatagatttcaagatttatacttttaaccttgatttttcACTTCATATTCACTTTCAATTTGGGCGTtcatgtctattaattaattcaaaataattatgaagtgaaattttaaaattaattttagtaatggaaaaaatagtgaaacttgattaattataattcttttaatccTCTTAAATTAATTGGTAGATTTGACAATTATGATTGAAACAAGTGAAAAAATGAGGTTAAAAATATAGATTTTGAAACATAGATTGAAACAAAATCCAAACCTCAGGTTAAATTGGAACGACTTTGAAAAAATAAAGTGGATCTAACACATAATACAAATGTCAAGCACAATGTTGTAAACAATATGTAAGACAAATGGACAACAccgaaacaaataaaaatataaaaataccaAGATTAGTAATTCAGTTCGTTGAATATACCTACGCCTAAGGGTTGTATGCCCGATAGAAAGAAACTccactatataaagagtttagcaattCAACGAAACATATTTATCTGATAAAAACTCACGACATCTATAGCTTCCTCTTCAATTTCAACTTAGGCTCTCTCTAAGTTTAAGCCCCCTCGCTTCTGTAATAATACTTCTCCAAACTTTATATGAGATCCTCCTTAATACAACATACTTAGACTCCTCTTAAGCGTGATATTCTCTCACTCTTCATAAGCAAGCTTTTCTCAAGTTTTATTTGTGCTCCCCTCAATACAatatcaaaaagaaaaactcaTCTCAAGTTCTATAATGGTTGTAAAAAATACAACATTAAAGAGGAATACAAATGTAACATCCCaattttttccattaaattatcttgaaatatttggccattattttgataaatttggactaaaagtttaatttgggaggcaagataattaatttaaaagatatttgtaaagaatttgaattttaattcaatttaagaaaaaatttgattaatttactTGGAGAAAGTGtgattttaaattcattaaatatttggaaggatgtAATTTATCTCAACTATTGGATTGTatattctctttaattttggtttggagccaaaattaagtcaattggtttgagattaattaagagatttgaagattttgaattattttggataaagatttaaaaataaagaaaaggaaaatatttagaaaagattggataatagatttggaatttttggattattttggataaatatttgaaaaaattaggattttagaaattaaaaagaaattgaaatttaagaaaaaagggaaactGTGGTTTTAAATTTTGTCCTCTTTAATTTTTGAGTTTGGATCCAAATTAAAGAAGacgattaatttaaattgagttggtaagaaaaatttggattgaaattaaattaattagattatagAATTTCTAATTTAGTTAGATTGtgaaatttttaattcaattagaatatgtattttttttagagaaaacgaCTTATTCAAAAAGGAAATCTAATTTATTTACTACTTTAATTATTGGTTTTCTAAAAGATAGATTTTCTAATTAGATAAAGTGTCATATACACAAAGGAAATCTAATCTATCTAATACTTCAAGTTATGGAATCCCAAATAATTTAAGattatcattatttttcctAGCTAAATATAGTCATCCACTTCATTCCAAAGGAGGAcgattagagagaaaaattcctattactttcatttttttagtcATTTGTCGTGCATCGGCCGGTCACCGCCGTTTGCTGGATTTTTATTTGGTGAGTATTAAGATTATGGAACTTTTTGGCTTAGTTAAATGTTGTGAATTGgattttaaatcctaaattatGGTTTATACGTAGATTTGAATCTTTGAGTGAAGTTTGGAATAAATTTGGAGTAAACAAAACTTTTGGAACATTAATTCAAGTTTTTGTTGGAGATTGATTTcttagattaattttaaaattttaatcctggattaattttgaaatttcaatatgAGGTAAGTGACTTTCTACTAGTTCGCGTTCAAACTAGTCATTCCTCACACTTTAACTATTTACTTTAGACTGCTTGGATGACTTTCTCAAGGTTGATAAGACCGATTGGACTGATCATTTTAGACTGTTTGGACTGTTAATTTTTTTGACTAATTAAACTGCATGATTTAATGATATTGACTGAATGAATTGTTTCGATCATGATGATATGTACAGTTGACTGAGGATATAATGATAATTTTACCCCTAAGATAAACGATTGTAAATATAACACAGGAGTTATATGAAAACTGATGCATGTTAAGTTATAGGTTTCTTGTTAGCTTTTCTTATATAGGCAGGTGTACACATATGATTGTATTTGTGTACATTTATGACTGATCGTGTACCTTCGAGTTACACTACTATGACTGATGTGTGTTCATTCAGGTTCACGTTACGAATGATTTGTGTACGTTCGAGGTACATACTGTAACAGTTACAACTGATTTGTGTACCTTCAGGATACACATTATGACTGATGCATATTCTTTCGGGATCACGTTTATGATTGATATGTGACCCTTCGGGATCACCACGACTGATATGATGGGTATACACTGATGCCTAGATAGACTAGTTAATAGGTTACTTGGAGGGCCCAGTAGgggtcacttactgagtattgttatacacatttttctcctttatgttTAAGGTAATGACAAGAATCGATTGACGAGTGACAGACGAACTCGTGACAGAGCCATATGGGAACAAAAGAAACTGCTTCCACCCAGTTTATGTTTTTTCGTTAGTCAGttgaatgttttgaaactaGAATTTAATGTTAGACGGAAAATttaatgttttgaatgttttctttGTGAATGTTTTTAGAGATCccgattaaaatttttttatttatttaataaaatgatttgaaatagtcatccttgttttaataaatttttgctataatagtcaaaatgttttgaatgtaaatgtgcaTTATGTCGTAACGGCCCTCGTCAGAGTACTCGAAAGGTCGTGTGGTTACACTAAAGATTTTTATAACAATACATGTTGAGATTTAGACAAACCCCAAGCTCAAAACTCTCAAAGGACACAACCTTTTTAAACAAAGAAGCTAAAcctaaaaaagaacaaaaccaCAATAAATGCATAGAAAAATACAATAGGCCACGAAATCTGCAAAATCCCATtgatagacaaaaaaaaaaataatttgtagaATATGTTATCCATCACTTAACAATGTCAATCAAGTGATGTTGACATAATTCAAGACATGTTGCACAAGTTTTGCTTGTAATAAAACCAGTCAATCATACTGCAGTAACAAGTTTGAAATGATCTGAAACGATAAAAGTCTCGTATTGACTGAATAGGAAGATGATCatgaatttataaaagaaaacaagataTCAGACCTTTCAAGTGAaacaaaataatgtattttttaaaaattgaaaaaaaaaaaaaaaaaaaaaaaaaaaaaacaagaaagagagaaataaaTGCATAGATAGTGGAAATGAAGTGGCAATGTCCTTGTGTTTGATATGTTGGTCTGATCTGAGCCATTTTCAGAGTTCAGACACCCATTACACCTTTGTATTTGGAAACAATGGTTAGGTGTATGCTTTTAAAGATTTTTCGCTACTTTCCAACTTCCAATTTTCCATTATTCATTTCTTTCttactctttttttctttaattttttttaaagaacccattaaatacattaaatggaaaaaaaaaaaaatctgcaGATCTACCTTGAAATTGtgtgttgttattattattattattattattttcctctctattttttttttaataatatgaagAATCGTGGCTTAGCTGTCTGCATTAATATTGTAAAATTTTGCATTGAAACTCTCGCATTTCAGTCTCATCTTAATCAAACAATTATCTTTCTTTTGACTTGTGGCGTTTAATTACAcaattttattaacttaaattaaacaaaaattatgaGTTGGAGATAATTTTTTGAATGTTGATTGGATTTACAAGTGCTTTCCAATCATCGTACTGGATTTGTTATCGTCAATTTTTAGTATTATTTGTTCTTTTAAAAAAGTGCTTTTTTTAAGGTAGttttagaataaacactttttttttttaatttttaaaaacgttaaattcttttatcataatttaataattagtttccttcaataaatttttcttttaaattaatttttttttttacaatttttcccACGTTTAATGAtagtattttgttttaattaagtttataaaatctatttctACGGAtggtttattttgttttcttacattttttaaaaaaatattcataaaagCTAGATtacaaaaaacaacaaaattaatagcgcttatataattaattttaaaaaattgactaaaaataaaaatagttattGAATGTGACATTCAGACTTCATGTGATAACTATTTAAGtcatgtttgataatcatttaaagctcatttgataatcatttggttttttaaaattactatgttttttcttaattttttaccCATAGTTTTCAAATCTTCTATgcaaacatttgaattctttgttaatgtaaagaaaaataagtttttgaaaactatttttaatttcaaaatttgggtttgatttaaaaaacaatCCTAAATTGTAAACAACTAAATGTAGAAACCAATAGATGAAAGTGatatttgtaaatttaattttcaaaacaaaaaattcaaaaaccaaaagaCTACCAAaagattttggtttttgtttttggatttcattgattaaatttataagCATTGCCACCATttctaagttttttttgttttgtgttaTCAACTTTctaccaatattttcaaaaacgaaactaattttttaaaactaaaataaatgcaatcAAATTcttgatattataatttgattaagaattgaAAGAGTTGTTTTAAGTAAGATAAGAAGCAAGAGAACTAATTGCACACAAACAtgaatttaacaaaaaaaaaaaaaaaaaaatctaaaatttcattCTAAAAGTACTAATGTACTCAAAAGTCGTTTCAAATCGTACTTCTTTTTCAATATTCTCatatttaaaaaaggaaaacaaaaacaaaagaaaaaaaaaatagagctTACCAATTATCTTAAATACAATTTAAAGATAAacaaatagagagaaaatagagtGATGGAAAGGAATTGAACTTCATTTTTGGTTGGTCCAATAGAAAACAATGAAAACAATCAAACTTTGTTAACTCAATTGACATTTAATACGTGTTATTAATCAAGACTTGAATCTCTCATTTTCTATGGTGCtaaaaagaactaaaaaaaactgAGAGAAGACAACATTAATGAACTCGACAACTTAAGAGTTAGCCACAAATCTGAAAAACATTAGCATTGATCATAcaacaaaaaaaactaaaagattaattaaacaaactttgattctaaaacttaaaaaaaaaaaaaaaaaaaaaaaaaaaaaaaaaaaaccgggTTGAAACAAGAAGCTCTACATTCCCTTCTCAACTCTTAACTAAACTTCTCCCTCTTTCTAGAAATCAATCTCCACGTCTTTGCAACTTGATCCTCCTGCATTTTGTACCTGAGAAAACACCCATCCAAAACTACCCCTTCAATAAGAGTTAATATTGCAACAGTCACATTGAGTAATTTTttgttggtaattttttttttacctggTGAGAGGAGTTTGCCCTAGTACTAGGTGAAGAAGATGACCAACCGAACGACCTTTTGCCACCGCCGACATCACGGCTGCCGCTAGAGCCGTCGTTTCTACACCCTTTCTTGGAAGCATTATTTTGGGACTTTTTCAAGCCAAGAAAGCCCTTCCATCGGCCCCTAGACGTAGGGCGCTGCAAAGCGTCATTGTCGTCGTCCTCGTCTCCCTcctcttcctcgatgagaagcTCGTCTCTAAGAGTAGTAGCCGTTCTATTAGTGTCCTTATAAGGGAGAAGGCGGCCCTCGAAAAAGAGCTCGTCGGCCGTCATCATGTTGTAGTTGGAGACGGAGAATTCGAAATCGGAGGAGGACGAGACGGGGGCCGGGGCAGCGGCAGAGCGTTGTTCTTGGTGTTTGAGGGATTGCTGGATATCGACGAAGTCGCTCGAGAAGGAGATTCGAGGGCTGCTGGCCGGAGCACGGCGGTGGAGGGACTTGTGGTCGGAGTTGTTGTACATGTCTAAGCATGCCATGAGAGACTTCAAATCAACATGGAGGAAGGAaggaacaaaaaaataaatagtatGTAGTATAACAGTATGAACAAACAATGTTACTTAACAAACCTACCTATTTATATGTGTCATCTTTGCTTTTGACGGCTCTggcctttctttcttttttattaggAAATTGCATAAGGATATATTCTAGAGATTTCAACTTTTAACTTGGGGATGATTATTAATGCTTTAATGGTTGAGTTCTTATtaacattttatatatatattcaaaattttaatagacAAGACATTGTTAAAATGTTGTTTTCTATCTAAAAACGTCAAATGGATATTCCCTTAATCCATTTGTTATAGTTGTAAATTTGTTACacgaaaatatatatgttaatcTTTTCATTTAtacatcatttttatccataatAAATATATCTTTGGTAATtcttatatatatcattttgtttcATTGATGTACTTAATATAAAATAAGTGATTAATATGTGTATATGATATGTACAAGTTCTTACATTTGTAtcatttttgcaaaaaaaaaaataaataaaaaataaaaaaaataaaagtttagaaaaaGAGGTTTATTGTGTGACAATAATTAATCGACTATTATTTTGAGGTAGGATATGCTATTTTTTGTGATAGAGATAAATACGCTATATAAAAAATCTCACCGATACTCTATTATATTGTaaagttattaataaaatattattacttatatttgtatatataataCCAATAAAAAGATTTTTAACATGTGTAAAAGGTTCGAAATGTTATTTTCTATGAGggtacaaaatatttatttatttattaccattatttcaattttcttattttcaataaattttttttctagaattataagcatatatatatcattattGATAAATTATATGGTGAAGTTATAAGAAAATCTCTTTGAGTATTGGAATTGTCTGCAGTCCTTCCATACTATGTTGATTCTTTTGACGTTGGCAAGGTAGATGATCAGATGATCTCCACGATTGAGATTGTCCGTGACCTTTGTATTAGGAGGAGGAGCCAACCTAGCTATAAACTTGCAATGAAACTATTAATTTATAACATATGTTTTGATGTCccatcctcatttttttttttgttaataaaattgttaaagtttaaacacaaattttttttaaaaaaaaaacattaaaggCTCCAATtatttaagaatatatataagACACACACATACATGCATGGCATTCGATGATGTGATGTTTTGTCATGACATTTTTTAACTGTATTCAATTATGACCAATCTTTGACTCTGCAGTCCTAAAGTCTATTGTTTTTCTCTTGGATATGTGTCATTTAGGTGGTGTTTTTTGCTTTTTGTGAAGCtcgttttaatttttttttttctccattttttcccTTATTTCTAGCTCCctatctttttaattaattattttgccaATGagatctatatatatatatataaatctccATACCGAATTCGGTGAGTCGAGTTCGATTATGAAGTTTTAATTTCATTCCATTGAATTCTAAAATTCTTTACTCCAATTTGTTAAGGGTCCGTTACTGATTTCATATTTTCGGTAGATTTATGTTGTTTCAtactaatattttaatttctagttaaattttaaaaataaaaattaattttaacaaagaATCATAATTTACTcgaattgtttaaaatgtttttataaaatagaaaagaagattaaaaaaaaaaaccttataaATAGGTAGTTTGGGATTATCAGCTAAGTTTCAATTTGATAACCAATAAATATTAGAGGTATTCGTTATTCGTGGGTCGGATTGAAATACTATTTAGATTCAACTCAATTGTTTTGGTCATAAATTTTATCCATCTAAATAAtctttattaaataatgaactcaacccaacccaatcgtGAAATacttgggttgggttgggttggtttgggttagtcagctaatttatttaattttttattctaacAATGAGTATACGGTTAATATGtgcaaaaaatttatttaattattttcatatattgaattaagattaaaatgcaattttaatttatattgtgAACTTTTCTTTCCAAAATACCAAAAGTTATTTTAAGAGAAGTTGGATAATGAAAGATCCAAAATTATTCATgagattaaataaattaaaataagtatatgtatatataattgtatcattAGTATAGACGTAgttcataaaaattaataagaaattTGGGTTGATCCAAGTTAGGTTGGGTTATTTTAGGTGAACCATGAACTAACCCAACtcataaacatttaatttatttgaatctcaacccaactcaaatgagtttataatccaactaaATTATATGCGTTAGGTTAGATTaatcgggttttttgaacactcttataaatatatatttctatctttcttttcttttctttttttcttcttctttttttggcTTGGTGTACTTTTTAGGAgtgcttttaaaatttaaacacaataatatttaaaatttatcttttagtTTTGAAGTTTGATTAAAAATTCTAGGAAAGATGAAAATTATGGGGATTTTAGAGTTAtgtagttttggcatttttatgATCTTACTCTAGATGTCTTGTCGGTTGTATTTTGTGAGATTTACTAGATGGTGTATAAGCAATTTAATTTTAGTAtgaataattaaacataaattaaaatatgtaattaaattttaatgagattaaaaagtttaaaattaaaatgaatcttCGTACAGgagtaaaattattatttttttcattgtttacTCGTATGTTTGTTATATATGATTAATAAATAAGGATCATTCtctttattcaataaaataaaatatttcaaataattaataataatattctttttttctcGATATTGGGAAATATCTTTATTTACTTAATACAAAGCAACAGTATTTTGACTAAAGAAGACTCCAAGAAGTTTCCTTTTAGCATATAAAAAAGGTTTTTagaacttttaaatattttatatcaaaaaatatttgtttgccagttggtataatatataatatatatatatatatacatagatTTTGGTAAAACATTATAATAAAAGAAGTCAAACGTAAAGATTCGAATCCATATCTTCGTTAAAATATAGATAGAAATGCtacttgaaaaaagaaattcatCTATTTCTaattaataatgatatttaattcTTTAGAACTCATTCATTCCAGGTGAAAACCAAGCTCCGACCTTAGGCCTTAGGGtcaaaagaatatttatttcataatatttttattcataatttttaaaaacgataaataaaaaataaatgaacaatgttttcatttatttatttgtaagaTCGcaaatatactatatatatatatatatatatataatgtaacAATGTTTTCTTCGGAAAAAAAAGTTGCAagcaaaaaaaaacttgttttcattattatttcaattatatcctCATTGGTTTATTAACatgaatttcaattatatatctaatatatttttttattttatctatctCTCAACTAATATACGACTAGCATCCGAACTATAAAGTATATTGGTATATTGGAGTACAACCGATATATTCAAGTATGTGCGTGACCCCCTCTAAAGGCTAGGTGGTCAACATTCGGTGAGTCATCCAATGCCTAGGTCATATATAGGTTGGCCAATCGCattgaaaaatgtaaatatacatcatatatattattcagTATGTAAAacgatataaattatataaattgtcTTGTTTGCTTTTTTGCCATTCTTGCTTTCATTTATGAGGCCAACAATTTTCGAaatttttggagaaactttccttacttgtataagttttgaaaagaaacCCGTTTTGAGAAGTTTCTTGCGTGGAAAATTCATAACTGCATGAAGCTTTCTTTACAATACTTCTTttggtattattattattattattattattattattattaaaagtgAATGGTAAGAAGGGATTAAAAAGTTAATTGAGTCAGACTTTTCTATAAAATAATAGCTAATTAATTAGgttattcatataaaaaataaaaaagtttggaCAAGTTTGTAATTAGACCTATCATATATTTGTCAAAAGTCCATATTCAATGAtacaaaagtaattttttaaaaaatgatataaaagtaattaattaaatttattaatccatcaattttcattcattaactCTAATTCACTTCATTAAAGATCTAAAGTTTCACTTTTATGCATTGTATGACAAGTTGTATCTACGAATATAATCACTACATGCAAGTTGATCTTCCATGAATTATTCGTAATTACAACTATCTATTTTAACCCAGTTATTGCATCTTATGTCTTAAATACtactaattctctaatgaacaagttGTTTATTATTGAAAACCATAGATGATATAAGTCTCTCTCAGAGCAGTGAGAGAGTAGAGTCTCATTTATTACGTTATAAAATTAGCACGTAAGAGAActacttatctacttacctatATGTGgatgaatgaatttcatcttccaACATTATGTTTCCCCAATTTCCTTTTTGATCAAGTCCTCAAAAATGATAAGCTTATTGAATCGGTTACAAAAAGTCATTCCTACtcgtgcaaatcaaagaacgTGTTTTCACATGTAGGAGCTAATCACAGTTCACTTAAGAAGTTAATCATAATTCACTTAGAATTGAgtcaagattgagatcgagtgACATATGATCATCTGCTCTAAGATATCAATATTCTCAACTAACAATTTTGTAAAGAAATATTAAATACTTCATATATGATCCAGTCTCATACAAActcattatatatgatacacaTACA from Benincasa hispida cultivar B227 chromosome 10, ASM972705v1, whole genome shotgun sequence carries:
- the LOC120089319 gene encoding uncharacterized protein LOC120089319; its protein translation is MACLDMYNNSDHKSLHRRAPASSPRISFSSDFVDIQQSLKHQEQRSAAAPAPVSSSSDFEFSVSNYNMMTADELFFEGRLLPYKDTNRTATTLRDELLIEEEEGDEDDDNDALQRPTSRGRWKGFLGLKKSQNNASKKGCRNDGSSGSRDVGGGKRSFGWSSSSPSTRANSSHQVQNAGGSSCKDVEIDF